The Hevea brasiliensis isolate MT/VB/25A 57/8 chromosome 1, ASM3005281v1, whole genome shotgun sequence genome has a window encoding:
- the LOC131183232 gene encoding uncharacterized protein LOC131183232, which produces MDGGNEKELGRKPTPTELFVHTHTRKHDKETFVDQKSKEMHDAIVDRREELTQTTPDNIDENQLYLDVVGGGEKRRKVYGLGSESSTFYPLVGASFSRVSASYNYQNAALQRRVQELEKQLEDERQAMTEEWIK; this is translated from the exons atggatg GGGGAAAT GAGAAAGAATTGGGTAGAAAGCCAACTCCAACTGAGTTGTTTGTCCATACTCACACTCGAAAGCATGACAAGGAAACTTTTGTGGACCAAAAATCCAAAGAGATGCAT GACGCTATAGTAGATAGGAGGGAGGAGCTGACACAGACCACACCTGACAACATTGATGAAAACCAACTTTATTTAGACGTAGTCGGAGGTGGGGAGAAGAGACGGAAAGTGTATGGCCTTGGATCTGAATCATCTACTTTTTACCCATTAGTTGGAGCATCTTTTAGCAGGGTGTCTGCATCATACAATTATCAAAATGCTGCATTACAACGACGAGTACAAGAATTAGAGAAACAGCTTGAGGATGAGAGGCAAGCAATGACAGAAGAATGGATCAAATGA
- the LOC110645245 gene encoding uncharacterized protein LOC110645245, with protein sequence MITNTFKQRINTEGVNWKAISEETKEFYWEEFKKKCCWESFEEAGIKAAWRSKAAVRYKDMIADLNNFRKRPLYISKETWAKFEQHWNDPKIIQRLEIYSRNRRGATNAHGPSTHTGGSITYAEWSDKLVSIFT encoded by the exons ATGATTACAAATACCTTTAAGCAACGGATCAACACTGAGGGTGTCAACTGGAAGGCTATATCAGAAGAGACAAAAGAATTTTACTGGGAAGAATTTAAG AAAAAATGTTGTTGGGAGTCCTTCGAAGAAGCAGGGATAAAGGCTGCATGGAGATCAAAGGCAGCTGTACGCTACAAGGACATGATTGCAGATTTAAATAATTTCAGGAAAAGGCCCTTGTATATTTCTAAAGAAACTTGGGCAAAATTTGAGCAGCACTGGAATGACCCCAAGATCATTCAACGGTTAGAGATATATTCTAGAAACCGCCGTGGTGCTACAAATGCTCATGGACCGTCCACCCACACAGGTGGATCCATAACATATGCTGAATGGTCTGATAAATTGGTTAGTATTTtcacataa